The genomic DNA GAGAGTTTGCAATCAAGTATTTTTCAGGATTTAGCTAGAAGACCTGATGAACCTATTTCACCTCTTTTCAACAATAGCTTGCAGGGAATTGTTCCTAAGGTTCTGAATGAGATAAGATTCTTTAAGAGTTATGCTCATCATGTTGCTATTAGTGATAGCTGTGGTGAGATGCTAAGAGATTTCTATCAAATTCCTACAAGAAGAGTGCATGTGATTGTTAATGGGGTTGATGAGGATGAGTTTGGAGAAGATGCTGAATTGGGAAGGAAATTTAGAACCAAAATTGGGATTCCAAGCAATGCAAGTTTAGTACTTGGTGTAGCAGGGAGATTAGTTAAAGACAAAGGTCATCCTTTGCTTCATGAAGCGTATTCAAAGCTAATAACAAAACACCCTaatgtttatttgattattgCTGGTTCTGGACCATGGGGGAACAGGTACAAGGATTTAGGAAACCAAGTTCTTGTTCTAGGATCAATGAGTCCTTCCATGTTGAAAGCATTTTATAATGCTATTGACATTTTCGTCAATCCAACACTTAGGCCACAAGGGCTTGATCTTACTTTGATGGAGGCTATGATGAGTGGGAAGCCTCTTTTGGCATCAAGGTTTCCAAGCATTAAAGGTACTCTTTTGGTTGATGATGAGTATGGTTACATGTTCTCTCCTAATGTAGAGTCCCTATTGGAGGCACTTCAAGCAGTGGTAAAAGATGGACCACAGAGGCTAGCAAGGAGAGGAAAAGCTTGCCGCGAGTATGCTGCCTCAATGTTCACAGCAAAAAAGATGGCATTAGCATATGAGAGGTTATTTCTATGTATAAAAGATTCTACATTTTGTATCTACCCTTGAGGCTTAGACTAGAAATAcacttttatttctttcattattttcatttttttcagtACATAATAAAGATGATGAAATCTGAAGGCCATTTTAGTGGTTCATCTCTGTAAGGATTCTAAGAATGCCATTATGAATCTATATATGCCTCAACCTTTGCAAGTGATAagtaaaaagaataaataaattatctcAACAGAACATGGAACACATGAgcaaaaaaagaagtaaaaatagCATCTTTCAAATTCATAAAGTCAAATGAAACTTGTATGCTCTGTTTTCACCATTTTTTGGGGGTAGGGGGAAGGTTCCTAAATTACAGAATTGAGCTAATGaagtttgatttttcttttgcaaTTCGTGGGAATCCTAGTACCTCATGaataaccaaaatcaattgaaGTGAAATCTTTTGGATAaatcaattcaatatataatcaacaattaattttaaatgtaatcaacaattaatttttaatattttaatataggAGTCTTACTTAATATGAAGGAACATCTGttcaaattttggattttagaatTGAGAGAGATATTTAGAGAGAGCAAGAATTCTCCCTATTTCTTAGATTTGTGGACTGAATTCAATTCAGCGGTATcttttattcacattttttttcaccAAGAGAGTTTGATAA from Medicago truncatula cultivar Jemalong A17 chromosome 8, MtrunA17r5.0-ANR, whole genome shotgun sequence includes the following:
- the LOC11444289 gene encoding uncharacterized protein encodes the protein MHTSLEHQEEMALNNKSKKPNSPSNFYFFTTLLFIVLFTIPALFLLHTPTTSSICTTFTSHQSKTWSGDLTLAEFAWNKLSFFQQKKPLSPLKIAVFSRKWPIGTTPGGMERHAYTLHTALAQRGHKVHIFTSPQDEKTSIKTQQGYPFIHFHEGESDKWRYNKALEQYQEENKKEPFDVIHSESVALPHYVARNLSNLVVSWHGIALESLQSSIFQDLARRPDEPISPLFNNSLQGIVPKVLNEIRFFKSYAHHVAISDSCGEMLRDFYQIPTRRVHVIVNGVDEDEFGEDAELGRKFRTKIGIPSNASLVLGVAGRLVKDKGHPLLHEAYSKLITKHPNVYLIIAGSGPWGNRYKDLGNQVLVLGSMSPSMLKAFYNAIDIFVNPTLRPQGLDLTLMEAMMSGKPLLASRFPSIKGTLLVDDEYGYMFSPNVESLLEALQAVVKDGPQRLARRGKACREYAASMFTAKKMALAYERLFLCIKDSTFCIYP